DNA sequence from the Tepidibacillus fermentans genome:
CTTGATATTCATCGTCTTTAATGCTTCGACCGTTTTTGAAGGAATCTTTGTTTTATCGACTAGTAAGATTGGATATCCCTTTGCAGCCGCATAAGGAGCAATTGCCAAGGCATCAGGGAAGTTTAAGCCATAAGCAATAACTGCAGTATCTGTGGTTCCAAGTTGTCTAGCAATACGGTTAGCTGTATCAAATCGATCAACCCCACCATATCTTAAGACATTAAGTCCCATTTGTTTCAACTGATTCTCTACATTTATCGAGATAACTCCAGTTCCACCAACGATAATTGCGTTTTTCGCCTTTAAGCGTTGAATCTCTGTTTTCGTAACTGGTGTTAAACTCTTTGACTCCGTTAATAGAATCGGTCCATTCACTTTATAGGCTAATGGAGCAGCAGCTAATGCATCTGCATGATTATTATAGAATGCTAATACGACAGTATCTGCCGTTGACCAACCTTTTTGGGAAATTTTATTTGCTGTTTCAAAGCGATCCTTTCCAGCTAAACGAACAGGCGTGTTAATAGAGGAGAATATTTTCGATCCAGGATAGTAGAAGCTAAGAATCTCTCGATAATTTTTTCCTTGTGAGGCCATTACATTTGCCCCATACTGACTCATTCCGATTCCATGACCCCAGCCGCCACCGTTAACTCGGAAGTAAGCCTTTCCCTGAGAATCTACTTTCGTTTCAATACTTTTAATATAGGGGCTTCTCATTAAAGTACTGCCTATCATAGAACGGATATCATATGATTTTTTCGTATACGTTACGGAATTTTTCAGTATTTCACCGTTTACATCTTTAACGAATCCCGTTTGCGTCTTTAGATAATATTCAATCGTGATTTTTCCCATTAATGTGTCGTCTTGATTAAAAGAAGTAGTAAACCAAATAGATGGAATCCCAATAATTTTGATTTCAGCATCAGCAGGAATGGAAGAATCATATTTTTTCATCCATGCCTTAATGTTGTTCATTCGATCTAACTGTTTTTCTTGAATGCTTCCCCACCATTCTTCTGGCTTCGTTAAATCCTTCCCATTCATGTCAATTTGAGTTTTGTAAAGATCAAAAGACCATGTACGGTAAGGATTGCTAGTTGCAGCAGCATCAAAGGTATCTTCTTTCGTAACGAGATAATCTAGTCTTGTTGATCCCCAAGCGTTCGTATTAGAAAGGACTTTCCCACCGTTGCTTGATGAAAAATAAGCCTCTACCAATTTCCCATCATATTTTAAAACTTGTGTTCGTGTAGATTCAACCGCTTCATTTGTCCTAGGATCCCAATAATATCCACCATAAACCTGATAGCTTTGCCCATCGGCAACCGTCTGACCAACATCATCGATCGCATAAGTTCTAGCTGCGATAGCTTGAGCCTTCAGCGCTTCAAGATTCCAACTAGCTGGCATCTCACGAGGAACAACACCTTTCAAATAATCTTCAAACGGTATATTTTGGTTCACCGGACGGATATATTGTCCTCCTTCTACACGAAATTCCATTGTTCCTAAATACTTACGGCCATTAATTGTAATGATCGATTCTTCCCCATATTTCACAGGAGCTAAAGTAAGAGAAGTCCCAAAATCTTTGATTTGTTGTGCACCTTGATAAAGAACAACGTGACCATTCTCTGCTTTTACGGTATAAGTTGTATTTGGTGCTAGTTTAATGTTACTATCATTCTGAACTAGATACGTCCCAACGTAAGAAATGTTTACTTGTGATTGGTTGCCTAAATAGTTTACTAACTTTACAGAGATCGTTTGCTCAGCCGCAACAGCACCTGACATGGGAATTAGCGTGATGATCAATGCTAAAACCACAATAACCGACAAAATCTTTCTCCTCAAAGAGTTTCTCCTCCCTTTTTCTCCCTTTATTTAAAAATAAAAGACCCCATTTATCTGTTGAGGTCTTTAAAGTTGTCTTTTAATCTACCAATCTATTTCCATATTGAATTATAACAATCTATCGATTTATAAGTAAAGGGACAAATGTCATATTTTTATTATTTTTGTTGTTATTTGAATTTACGTACTTTCCAGGATGATCTTCAACTGGGTAGAATAAATAGCAAAAAAAACTTGCCAATCATACTTGATGGCAAGTTAGTATAAAACTATTTCGAATATGCTAATGCTTCTTGTTTTAAGATTTCCGCTTTATCTGTACGTTCCCAAGGAAGATCAAGATCACTACGACCAAAGTGGCCATAAGCAGCGGTTTGACGATAGATTGGACGACGAAGATCAAGAGATTTAATAATTCCAGCTGGACGCAAATCAAAATGCTTACGCACTAGCTCAACAAGAACACTTTCATCCACTTTACCTGTACCAAAGGTATCTACGCTAATGGAAACAGGTTGTGCTACACCAATTGCATAAGCAAGCTGAACTTCACATTTATCCGCTAAACCTGCTGCAACAATATTTTTCGCGACATAACGAGCGGCATATGCTGCGGAACGGTCAACTTTTGTTGGGTCCTTACCCGAAAATGCTCCACCACCATGACGAGCATATCCACCATAGGTATCCACAATAATTTTACGTCCCGTCAATCCTGCATCTCCTTGAGGACCTCCAATCACAAAGCGCCCTGTAGGGTTAATGAAATACTTGGTGTTTTCATCTAATAATTCTGCAGGTACAACAGGTTGAATCACATGTTTATGCATATCTTCAACAAGTTGCTCATAAGGTATATCAGGATGATGTTGTGTTGAGATAACAATGGTATCGATTCGAACAGGTATATCTCCTTCGTATTCTACCGTTACTTGAGTTTTCCCATCGGGACGTAAGTAAGGTAATGTCTCGTTTTTACGTACTTCGGACAAACGGCGGGATAATTTATGTGCCAATGAAATAGGTAAAGGCATCAGTTCTGGCGTTTCATTTACTGCAAAACCAAACATTAAGCCTTGATCCCCTGCACCGATGGCTTCAATCTCTTCATCAGTCATTTGCCCTTCACGAGCCTCTAATGCTTGATTGACACCTTGGGCAATATCTGGTGATTGTTCATCAATGGAAGTTAAAACTGCACATGTATCTGCATCAAAGCCATATTTTGCTCTGGTATAACCAATTTCACGGATGGTTTCACGAACTACTTTTGGGATATCCACATAACAAGAAGTAGTGATTTCACCAGCAACTAACACTAATCCCGTAGTTACCGATGTTTCTGCAGCAACTCGAGCATTTGGGTCTTTCTCCAAAATCGCATCAAGAATCGCATCAGAGATTTGGTCACAAATCTTGTCTGGATGACCTTCTGTTACGGATTCCGATGTAAATAAATGGCGCCCCTTTTGTAATGCCATAGAGATTACCTCCTTCATAGTTTTAGTATGTATCATCCATCTTGATGGTACTCGATAAAATGAAAAAAAACCTTCCTCAGAGGAAAGGCTTCAGTTCATATCCACCTATATTACCTCTTATAACCAAGTCAATAAGAGTATTCATTACCAATGATTTATATTATAAGAAATATTGAGACGTGTCAATATTAGATATTTACATAAATAGAATAAATAGTGTGTATGAAATGGAATAATTTTTTCATACTACTAAATAGACAGATAAGGGTTATTGGTATAGAGTTACCAATAACCCTTATGTTATTTAATTAGAACATCATTAAATCATCGTCTTCAAATATTGCTCAGTATTCTGAACAAGCTTGCGAGTCATTGAGCCACCTACTGCTCCACAGTCTCGAGAAGAAATATATCCCCAATAATCTTCGCTTCCTTGATAAACAGGGATCGCTAACTCAGCAGCAATTTCATATTTCATATTATCTAAGGCTTTATGTGCTTCAGGCACTAATGGTTGTTTTCCCCATTGTCCTCTTGCCATATTTTCACCACCTTTTTTATTGAGGTAGTATTATTATTTGATCGTCTTGTTTTTCTACGCTATTATTTTCATGGAACAAATGTTATTTATATCCTACCTGTTTTCATTTTTCTATACATGTGTTAATCTAATAAGTAAAGTTTCAATTTTTGTCGAATTTTGCTAAACCAGTTATCAAAAAGGGGTTTTAAACATGTTAACACCTGATGATATCTTTGAAAAAGAATTTAAACGTTCCATGCGTGGATATGATATTGATGAAGTCAATGAATTCTTAGATCAAGTGATCCAAGATTATGCAAAACTAATCGAAGAAAATCAGCATCTAAAAAAAGAAAATCAACAATTAAAAGCTCAATTGAGCCGTCAACAATACCATACACCCAATATGCAATCTCAGCCTACAGCTAACCCGACCTCTGAAGATAAAAAAATCATAGAAGACCTGATTCGTCGAGTTGAAAAATTAGAACGAAAAACAAAATATTTAACAGAACCTCTGTAAAATAAAACAGAGGTTTTTTTAAGTCGCAAATGACATGGTTAGTATATTCCAAGATGCTCACTTGTCCGTGTATTTCTTTTGAATAAAAGGAAATGAAAGAAATAGGTGGCTTGTATGAGTAATTAACTAAAATAGAATGGGAAGCGAGGTGGATAGGATGCTTAAACGTTATCTTACTACTCGTGACTACGGTGAAACATCCATAATCATACGTAAATCCGAATTTATCGGTTATGTCAAACACGTAGAAACAGAAGAAGAAGCGATTGCGTTTATTGACTCTATAAAAAAGAAGCATTGGGACGCCACCCATAATTGTTCCGCCTATGTCATCGGTGAACATGATCAAATCCAAAAAGCTAATGATGATGGAGAGCCCAGTGGAACAGCCGGTAAACCGATTTTAGAAGTAATCAAGAAACAACAGTTAAAAGACACTTGTATTGTTGTTACCCGCTACTTTGGGGGTATTCTTCTAGGGGCTGGCGGTCTCATTCGTGCTTATGGTCAAACAGCAAGTGAAGCGATCAAAGCTGCAGGTGTAATTGAACGAGTTTTACACACTGTTATTGATATCAACATTGATTATACATGGTTAGGAAAAATAGAAAATGAATTGAATAACCGCGCATATCGCATTAAGGATATTGAGTATCTTGACCGCGTGACGATCCATGTATTGGTTGAAGAAGGAAATGAAGAAAACTTTATCAATTGGATAATCGACTTAACGAATGGTCAAGCGAAAGTAACACGAAAAGATCAAATTTATGTAGATATACCCTACGAACAAAAAGATGCCTAGCATTTAGGCATCTTTCATTCATCTCTTTCCACTTTTCGGATTTTCCCAGCCAGTTTGTTCTCTAATTAATTCTTTGATCTCTGCTGGGGTAGGTTCTCTTTGGTCCATGCCTACAGTTGGGTCAGTAAGTACGGTGTTCTCATCTGCATTCAGTCTTTCCTTTAATAAACCTGAAACCCTCTCTCTTTCTTGATCAGTAATTAAGACATACCATAAGTCTTGAGGACCAAATCTTGCAGGAATCGCTTTATAATGAATCGATTCAATATTGTTACTGGTATAATCTTTAAACTGTTTTGCTAAAGATATCATGTCACTCTTTGTTAAATCCGTAGATATCCCACTTCCAATGGCATCTAGAAACTTATCTATTTTTAAAGGAGATCTTATTTCAGTACTTTGATCAATAAATGCTTTTATAAATTGCTGTTGGCGATCGTTCCTACCAAAATCCCCCTTTGAATCATGTCGAAAACGTGCAAAATATAAAGCTTGGTCGGCATTTAATACGTGGTACCCCTCATCTGGATAATTTAAATATGGTATTTCTTTTTGAACAAATTTAGATAAATCTTTATCTACGTATAGTCGAATACCTCCGATAGCCTTAATAGCGCGATAAATCCCATCATAATTTGTTAAAATATAATTGTCAATATAAATATTTGCAAAGTTTTCTACAGTAGCGATTGTAGTAGCTATACCATACTGGTAAGCTGCATTAATTTTATCTTTATAACCTTTTCCAGCAATTTCAACATAAGTATCTCGTGGAATGGATGTTAGTGTAATTTTTTTCGTTTTGTCATTCACAATCGCGATAATAATCACATCTGTTCGTCCAACATCATTTTGCTTTTTTGAATCCCTATCGATTCCTAAAAGTAAAAAGGCCCTAGACTCTTGATTCTCATCATTACTAACTCCTGTATTAATTCTTTCTACAGGCTTGTACATTTGATCAATCGTTTTATTTAAACGAAAATAGGAATATCCAACGGTTACTAATGATAAGAACAAAAAAATAAATACCGTCCGTATAACCCATTTTCTATAACGGCGTTTCTTAGTACGGGATTTCAATGATTAGACCTCCTTGTTGAGCAAACATTCTCATATATTGTATCAAAACTACTTTAATTATATCTACAAAATTTACAAAAAAAAGCTTCTATCGAAGCCTTTTTAACTATTTAGGAAAATTTACACTTTTAATGGTTCACTTTTCCCTTCCACATTTTCTTTCCCTTTATACTGAAAGGTTGGAACAAGATCCTTTAATGCTTGTTTGATTTCATGTTCATCCTTATCTAAAACCACTGTTAATTTTTGAATTTCTTGATTGAATTCTGTGTAATCTATCTCTGTTGGTTTTGCAATAAAAATTCTTTGATGTTTGGTTTTGGTTGTTCCTTCTTCTTGTGTAAGAATCTCTTCATACAATTTTTCCCCTGGTCTTATCCCTGTATATTTTATTTTAATATCTTCATCAACCTTTAAGCCAGATAGTCGAATCAAGTCTTTCGCTAAATCGACAATTTTAACTGGATTACCCATGTCTAGAATAAAAATTTCCCCGCCTTTTGCCATGGCTCCAGCTTGAATGACTAATTGAACAGCTTCCGGAATCGTCATAAAGAAACGAACCATCTCAGGATGAGTAACCGTTACAGGTCCACCTTGCTCAATTTGTTTTTTAAACAATGGAATGACACTGCCTCTACTTCCTAAAACATTTCCAAATCGGACGGCAACAAACTTTGTCGGACTTACTTTATCTAAAGCTTGGATGAACATTTCCGCAATCCGTTTTGTGGTTCCCATTACACTTGTAGGGTTTACAGCCTTATCCGTCGAGATTAAGACGAAACGTTCCGCTCCGAAATCATGGGCTGCTTCTGCTATATTCTTGGTACCAAACACATTATTCTTGATCGCTTCAGAGGGGTTTTTTTCCATCAAAGGAACGTGTTTATGAGCAGCAGCATGAAACACCACCTCTGGTCGAAACTCACGGAAAATCCTTTCTACTCGACTCTTATCTTGGATATCGGCAATGATTGGTTCAATTTGTAATTCTGGATATTGGTTACGAAGTTCCATATCGATTCCATAAATGCTATTTTCGCCATGACCTAACAATACCAATTGTTTGGGATGAAAACGTGCGATCTGCCTAGATAATTCTGAGCCAATGGACCCTCCAGCTCCTGTAACTAAAACAACTCGATCCTTTAAATAATCAGATATTTCTTCTAGATCTACTTTTACAGGATCTCTCCCTAACAAGTCCTCCACATCCACATCACGAATCTTAACGGATAATTTTCCTTCCAAAATATCCTTCACACTGGCAGGTAATATTTTCACCTGTGCACCCGTCGTTTTACAAATATCAATAATTTTGCGTAATTCTTGTTTCGATGCAGAAGGCATTGCAATGATAATATCTTGTACCCTTAGCTGTTTAACGATTTTGGGAATATCATTACGGTTTCCCACAATCGGTACACCTAGAATTTCTAAGCCTAATTTTTCAGGGTCATCATCAATCATGGCAACAGGGTAGAAATGGGTCGTGTTTCGTAATTCTTTGATCACCAACGCTCCAGCATCCCCTGCTCCGACAACGAGTGTTCTTCGATCTCCTTGCTTTAAATCACCTAGGAAAAATCGATCATGAAAGAGACGCCAAGCTAAACGACTTCCACCAATCGCAATGGTCATGATAAAGAAACTAATGAGAAAAATCGACCGTGGAATGATATTCGTCTCGATTGATTCTTGAACAAAATGATTGATGATTAACAAAACAGCCGTTGAGATCACATTGGCTTTAATTAACGTATATAATTCTCCAACACTTACATAGGCCCAAACCTTTTTATATAAATGATACCAATGATAAACGAGTACGGTTAAAATCGCATAAGATAAGGCTGCATAAGGGACGAATTTCCAATAAAAAGAAGGAATCGAATACTCAAAACGTAGCAAATAAGCCCATAATACAGACAATGAGATTAGGGCAACATCGATAAATATTAAGATGATTCTTCTTTTCTGCTTTGAGTTCATTCTGATCCCCTCTTCTAAGCTTGTTTACCAATTATAGAATATATCATAAATTATTCATTCCTAAATCTTTTTCTGAATTATTGATTTTTTAACAATTGTTCCTCAGGTACGTCCCTTAATTTCTTCGCTGGATTTCCAACGACAAGCGCTCTTGCTTCCACATCTTTCGTAACGACACTACCAGCCCCAACTGCACCATCT
Encoded proteins:
- a CDS encoding alpha/beta-type small acid-soluble spore protein: MARGQWGKQPLVPEAHKALDNMKYEIAAELAIPVYQGSEDYWGYISSRDCGAVGGSMTRKLVQNTEQYLKTMI
- the metK gene encoding methionine adenosyltransferase — its product is MALQKGRHLFTSESVTEGHPDKICDQISDAILDAILEKDPNARVAAETSVTTGLVLVAGEITTSCYVDIPKVVRETIREIGYTRAKYGFDADTCAVLTSIDEQSPDIAQGVNQALEAREGQMTDEEIEAIGAGDQGLMFGFAVNETPELMPLPISLAHKLSRRLSEVRKNETLPYLRPDGKTQVTVEYEGDIPVRIDTIVISTQHHPDIPYEQLVEDMHKHVIQPVVPAELLDENTKYFINPTGRFVIGGPQGDAGLTGRKIIVDTYGGYARHGGGAFSGKDPTKVDRSAAYAARYVAKNIVAAGLADKCEVQLAYAIGVAQPVSISVDTFGTGKVDESVLVELVRKHFDLRPAGIIKSLDLRRPIYRQTAAYGHFGRSDLDLPWERTDKAEILKQEALAYSK
- a CDS encoding DivIVA domain-containing protein, encoding MLTPDDIFEKEFKRSMRGYDIDEVNEFLDQVIQDYAKLIEENQHLKKENQQLKAQLSRQQYHTPNMQSQPTANPTSEDKKIIEDLIRRVEKLERKTKYLTEPL
- a CDS encoding polysaccharide biosynthesis protein, producing the protein MNSKQKRRIILIFIDVALISLSVLWAYLLRFEYSIPSFYWKFVPYAALSYAILTVLVYHWYHLYKKVWAYVSVGELYTLIKANVISTAVLLIINHFVQESIETNIIPRSIFLISFFIMTIAIGGSRLAWRLFHDRFFLGDLKQGDRRTLVVGAGDAGALVIKELRNTTHFYPVAMIDDDPEKLGLEILGVPIVGNRNDIPKIVKQLRVQDIIIAMPSASKQELRKIIDICKTTGAQVKILPASVKDILEGKLSVKIRDVDVEDLLGRDPVKVDLEEISDYLKDRVVLVTGAGGSIGSELSRQIARFHPKQLVLLGHGENSIYGIDMELRNQYPELQIEPIIADIQDKSRVERIFREFRPEVVFHAAAHKHVPLMEKNPSEAIKNNVFGTKNIAEAAHDFGAERFVLISTDKAVNPTSVMGTTKRIAEMFIQALDKVSPTKFVAVRFGNVLGSRGSVIPLFKKQIEQGGPVTVTHPEMVRFFMTIPEAVQLVIQAGAMAKGGEIFILDMGNPVKIVDLAKDLIRLSGLKVDEDIKIKYTGIRPGEKLYEEILTQEEGTTKTKHQRIFIAKPTEIDYTEFNQEIQKLTVVLDKDEHEIKQALKDLVPTFQYKGKENVEGKSEPLKV
- a CDS encoding YigZ family protein encodes the protein MLKRYLTTRDYGETSIIIRKSEFIGYVKHVETEEEAIAFIDSIKKKHWDATHNCSAYVIGEHDQIQKANDDGEPSGTAGKPILEVIKKQQLKDTCIVVTRYFGGILLGAGGLIRAYGQTASEAIKAAGVIERVLHTVIDINIDYTWLGKIENELNNRAYRIKDIEYLDRVTIHVLVEEGNEENFINWIIDLTNGQAKVTRKDQIYVDIPYEQKDA
- a CDS encoding SpoIID/LytB domain-containing protein: MRRKILSVIVVLALIITLIPMSGAVAAEQTISVKLVNYLGNQSQVNISYVGTYLVQNDSNIKLAPNTTYTVKAENGHVVLYQGAQQIKDFGTSLTLAPVKYGEESIITINGRKYLGTMEFRVEGGQYIRPVNQNIPFEDYLKGVVPREMPASWNLEALKAQAIAARTYAIDDVGQTVADGQSYQVYGGYYWDPRTNEAVESTRTQVLKYDGKLVEAYFSSSNGGKVLSNTNAWGSTRLDYLVTKEDTFDAAATSNPYRTWSFDLYKTQIDMNGKDLTKPEEWWGSIQEKQLDRMNNIKAWMKKYDSSIPADAEIKIIGIPSIWFTTSFNQDDTLMGKITIEYYLKTQTGFVKDVNGEILKNSVTYTKKSYDIRSMIGSTLMRSPYIKSIETKVDSQGKAYFRVNGGGWGHGIGMSQYGANVMASQGKNYREILSFYYPGSKIFSSINTPVRLAGKDRFETANKISQKGWSTADTVVLAFYNNHADALAAAPLAYKVNGPILLTESKSLTPVTKTEIQRLKAKNAIIVGGTGVISINVENQLKQMGLNVLRYGGVDRFDTANRIARQLGTTDTAVIAYGLNFPDALAIAPYAAAKGYPILLVDKTKIPSKTVEALKTMNIKKTIIIGGSGVVSDSVLKQLPTPRRIAGIDRFSTATEVIRQLDLSTDLVYVATGMDYADALTGAVLAAKDNAPLLLTFPNELPDVTRRVVIEKNILNFTILGGTGAVSDKIKTALVN
- a CDS encoding LCP family protein → MKSRTKKRRYRKWVIRTVFIFLFLSLVTVGYSYFRLNKTIDQMYKPVERINTGVSNDENQESRAFLLLGIDRDSKKQNDVGRTDVIIIAIVNDKTKKITLTSIPRDTYVEIAGKGYKDKINAAYQYGIATTIATVENFANIYIDNYILTNYDGIYRAIKAIGGIRLYVDKDLSKFVQKEIPYLNYPDEGYHVLNADQALYFARFRHDSKGDFGRNDRQQQFIKAFIDQSTEIRSPLKIDKFLDAIGSGISTDLTKSDMISLAKQFKDYTSNNIESIHYKAIPARFGPQDLWYVLITDQERERVSGLLKERLNADENTVLTDPTVGMDQREPTPAEIKELIREQTGWENPKSGKR